One Bufo gargarizans isolate SCDJY-AF-19 chromosome 4, ASM1485885v1, whole genome shotgun sequence DNA window includes the following coding sequences:
- the LOC122934035 gene encoding uncharacterized protein LOC122934035 isoform X2, whose translation MMEDHQPPIKEERTTPSPLLLHDERCPSPLLLQHGSEEHQSIPYDDQIDGNKLLNPGKDLKNIKAEDAYVRGDEQIIEDIPTDNHPDDCTRSSEKHVMSDFRTDDWGVTEDTHEEHTIISDVPSAVHSKDLSSDPLDGFQSSDSSQTC comes from the exons atgatggaggatcaccagccACCAA TTAAAGAAGAGAGAACAACTCCCAGTCCCCTTCTTCTACATgatgagagatgtcccagtcctcttcttctacagcatggttcagaagaacatcaaaGCATTCCATATGATGATCAGATAGATGGAAATAAG CTTTTAAATCCGGGTAAAGATCTGAAGAATATTAAGGCTGAAGATgcatatgtgaggggtgatgagcagatCATAGAGGACATTCCCACCGATAACCACCCAG atgactgtaccaggagCTCAGAAAAACACGTGATGTCAGATTTTAGAACAGATGATTGGGGTGTCACAGAAGATACACATGAAGAGCATACCATTATCTCAGATGTACCCTCAGCTGTTCACAGCAAAGATCTATCATCTGATCCTTTGGATGGATTTcaatcttctgattcatcacagaccTGTTAA
- the LOC122934035 gene encoding gastrula zinc finger protein XlCGF49.1-like isoform X1, producing MKTFSCLECGKCFTDKATLVRHQKIHTGEKPFSCLECGKSFINKSNLVAHQRIHTGEKLFSCLECGKCFTDKSTLVRHQRIHTGEKPFSCLECGKSFKRKSYLTIHLRYHTGENPFTCLECGKSFIKKSNLVAHQRIHTGEKLFSCLECGKCFTDRSNLVAHRRIHTGEKPFSCLECGKCFTDKSTLVRHQKIHTGEKPFSCLECGKSFPRKSYLTVHQRYHTGEKPFSCLECGKSYAQKSGLVIHERIHTGKK from the coding sequence ATGAAaacattttcttgtttagaatgtgggaaatgttttactgataaagcaactcttgttagacatcagaaaattcacacaggggagaagccattttcttgtttagaatgtgggaaatctttcataaataaatcaaatctagttgcacatcagagaattcacacaggggagaagctattttcttgtttagaatgtgggaaatgttttactgataaatcaactcttgttagacatcagagaattcacacaggggagaagccattttcttgtttagaatgtggaaaatctttcaAACGGAAATCATATCTTACTATACATCTGAgatatcacacaggggagaatccATTtacttgtttagaatgtgggaaatctttcataaaaaaatctaatctagttgcacatcagagaattcacacaggggagaaactattttcatgtttagaatgtgggaaatgttttactgataGATCAAATTTAGTTGCACAtcggagaattcacacaggggagaaaccattttcttgtttagaatgtgggaaatgttttactgataaatcaactcttgttagacatcagaaaattcacacaggggagaaaccattttcttgtttagaatgtgggaaatctttcccACGGAAATCATATCTTACTGTACATCAGAgatatcacacaggggagaagccattttcttgtttagaatgtgggaaatcttatGCACAGAAATCcggtcttgttatacatgagagaattcacactggaAAGAAGTGA